In Lentilitoribacter sp. Alg239-R112, the following proteins share a genomic window:
- a CDS encoding copper resistance protein CopC, whose product MKNIIATLILMGAFINSAFAHSKVDTFSPADGDVLTEVPEVITMNFAKPARITKVSVSHTEGSEDHDIRLDIPTKEFVKIIEFSPKLFGAGTYQVEWRALAEDGHALKGEFSFSVKSE is encoded by the coding sequence ATGAAAAACATCATCGCAACATTGATTTTAATGGGCGCATTTATAAACAGTGCTTTCGCACACTCGAAGGTGGATACATTCTCACCTGCTGATGGTGACGTTTTGACGGAAGTACCAGAAGTCATAACAATGAATTTTGCTAAGCCAGCGAGGATCACCAAAGTCAGCGTTTCCCACACCGAAGGCTCAGAAGATCATGATATCAGGTTAGATATTCCAACCAAGGAATTCGTGAAGATAATAGAGTTCTCTCCCAAATTATTTGGTGCTGGAACCTATCAAGTTGAATGGAGAGCATTGGCTGAAGACGGTCATGCGTTAAAAGGCGAGTTTAGTTTCTCAGTGAAGAGCGAATAA
- a CDS encoding cytochrome c, producing MSRKMMIIAICIIAILLLAWLVFGGRMNGHMWSGDHMSGGPMHQNTPIATGIVIPNLSAIERKGERLFNENCAVCHGENGAGNEGAGPPLVHKIYEPNHHADMAFQLAAKNGVRAHHWPFGDMPPVSDVTENDVTDITAYIRALQRANGIN from the coding sequence ATTGCAATCCTGCTTCTTGCATGGCTTGTCTTTGGAGGACGCATGAATGGCCATATGTGGTCTGGTGATCATATGTCGGGCGGTCCCATGCATCAGAATACGCCCATAGCAACTGGCATTGTTATTCCTAATTTAAGCGCAATTGAACGCAAAGGCGAGCGGCTCTTTAACGAAAATTGTGCGGTATGCCACGGTGAAAACGGCGCGGGAAATGAGGGTGCTGGACCGCCATTGGTTCACAAAATATATGAACCAAATCATCACGCTGATATGGCTTTCCAACTAGCAGCAAAGAATGGCGTTCGTGCCCATCATTGGCCCTTTGGTGATATGCCACCCGTTTCAGATGTCACAGAAAATGATGTAACCGACATAACGGCTTATATTCGGGCGTTACAAAGAGCAAACGGAATTAATTGA